In Bacteroidota bacterium, one DNA window encodes the following:
- a CDS encoding site-specific integrase gives MAVSIKIILRKDKINNKGEAPLFLRVITYYKVRFLSLKISIKPSDWDSNNNKVRKSHPNSARLNAYLAEKFAEAYNIVLEADTKKQFLSGYQIRDVVMGKRSSDFFEYADKYVASVETEGRIGYYKRTRSVIKKLKEYRKNKKLYFEEITVGFLKNYEEHLRIKYHNKTNTITANLKLIRKIINDAIAEDIIPVNSNPFLRYHMKNEPTKKEFLDEDELLRIENLILSNDSMLFHHRNAFVFATYAGGLRISDVLQLKWENFDGKRLYIKMQKTKTPHSVMLPKKALDILALYKTHESIPNHYIFPFLKNDMDTNNPNTHHDSINSAASYVNKDLKIIAKKAGISKHITSHTSRHTFATLALRKGIGMEYVSKLLGHRNIRITQDYAKIVDLDLEQKMAVFNN, from the coding sequence ATGGCAGTATCAATAAAAATCATATTACGAAAAGATAAAATCAACAACAAGGGAGAAGCCCCACTTTTTCTTCGTGTTATTACATATTATAAAGTTCGATTTCTTTCGCTGAAGATAAGTATCAAACCATCTGACTGGGATAGTAACAACAATAAGGTAAGAAAATCGCATCCAAATTCTGCCAGACTTAATGCCTACCTCGCAGAAAAATTTGCCGAAGCTTATAACATAGTTTTGGAAGCAGATACAAAAAAACAATTTCTAAGTGGTTATCAAATAAGAGATGTTGTAATGGGTAAACGGTCTTCTGACTTTTTTGAATATGCTGATAAATATGTTGCATCAGTTGAAACAGAAGGGCGAATAGGTTATTACAAAAGGACAAGATCAGTAATCAAAAAATTAAAAGAATATCGAAAAAATAAAAAATTATACTTTGAGGAAATCACTGTGGGATTTCTCAAAAACTATGAAGAGCATCTCAGAATTAAGTATCACAATAAGACGAATACAATAACAGCAAATTTAAAACTGATACGAAAAATCATCAACGATGCCATTGCAGAGGATATAATTCCAGTAAACTCAAATCCCTTTTTGAGGTATCATATGAAAAACGAACCTACAAAAAAAGAATTTCTTGACGAAGACGAACTGTTGCGAATAGAAAATCTCATACTATCAAATGACTCCATGCTATTTCATCACCGTAATGCTTTTGTTTTTGCCACATATGCAGGTGGTCTTCGGATTTCAGATGTCCTTCAATTGAAGTGGGAAAATTTTGATGGGAAACGATTGTATATAAAAATGCAAAAAACTAAAACCCCACATTCAGTAATGCTTCCCAAAAAAGCATTAGATATATTAGCACTATATAAAACTCATGAAAGTATACCGAATCATTATATTTTCCCTTTTCTAAAAAACGACATGGATACCAACAATCCTAACACACACCATGATTCAATAAACAGTGCTGCATCTTATGTAAATAAAGATTTAAAAATAATTGCTAAGAAAGCAGGAATATCTAAACACATTACTTCACATACCAGCAGGCACACTTTTGCAACACTCGCATTAAGAAAAGGTATTGGTATGGAATATGTTTCAAAATTGTTAGGACATCGGAATATCCGTATTACGCAGGATTATGCGAAAATTGTTGATCTCGATCTTGAACAGAAGATGGCAGTATTCAACAATTAA